The following proteins are co-located in the Vigna unguiculata cultivar IT97K-499-35 chromosome 9, ASM411807v1, whole genome shotgun sequence genome:
- the LOC114163803 gene encoding pentatricopeptide repeat-containing protein At1g06710, mitochondrial yields the protein MIMKKRELNHLLSRSLHFLHPKQHCSNSSHHPLPGLLPSDDETSSNDSSLQLSQHYAFLRNSLLNSSTHSGDSSNDAVSMSNAIRNGFGSETQNFLRQFRGKLSESLVVEVMNLVKHPELCVEFFLWASRQIGYTHTPVVYNTLIELLCCNDVNERVSDMFLMQIRDDDRVLLRKLLNFLIQKCCRNGMWNVALEELGRLKDFGFKASPTTYNALIQVFLRADKLDTAYLVQKEMSNSGFFMDGYTLSCFAYSLCKAGRCGDALSLIEKEEFVPDTVFYNRMLSGLCEASRFEEAMQILDRMRLNSCIPNVVTYRILVSGCLRKGQLGRCKRILSMMMTEGCYPNREMFNSLVHAYCKSRDYSYAYKLFRKMDNCGCQPSYLLYNIFIGSICSNEELPDSDLLELAEKAYSEMLDSGVVLNKVNVSNFARCLCRAGKFDKAFKIICEMMSKGFIPDDTTYSKVIGFLCDASKVEKAFLLFEEMKKNGIVPSVYTYTILIDSFCKAGLIQQAQKWFDEMLRDGCIPNVVTYTALIHAYLKARKVLDANKLFQMMLVEGCKPNVVTYTALIDGHCKAGQIDKACQIYARMQGDMECSDMDMYFKLDNNDRETPNIITYGALVDGLCKANRVKEARELLDTMSINGCEPNQIVYDALIDGFCKTGELESAREVFVKMSERGYSPNLYTYSSLINSLFKEKRLDLVLKVLSKMLENSCTPNVVIYTEMIDGLCKVGKTDEAYKLMLKMEEVGCYPNVVTYTAMIDGLGKLGKIEQCLELYTRMCSKGCAPNFITYRVLINHCCSAGVLDEAHRLLDEMTQTYWPRHLSSYRKIIEGFNREFVISIGLLDELNENESAPVESLYRILVDSFIKAGRLEVALSLLEEISSSPSLAIANKYLYTSLIESLSLANKVDKAFELYASMTNKSVVPELSTFVYLIKGLTRVGRWQEALQLSDSICQMDICWLHEEITVVD from the exons ATGATTATGAAGAAGAGAGAGTTGAACCATCTTCTCTCTCGTTCTCTGCATTTTTTACACCCAAAACAACACTGCTCCAATTCCTCACACCACCCTCTCCCAGGTCTTCTTCCCTCCGACGATGAAACTTCTTCGAACGATTCTTCCCTCCAGTTGTCGCAACACTACGCATTCCTCCGCAACTCTTTGCTCAATTCCTCCACCCACTCCGGTGACTCCTCTAACGACGCCGTATCCATGTCCAACGCAATCAGAAACGGGTTTGGCTCCGAAACCCAAAATTTCTTGAGGCAATTTCGGGGTAAGCTAAGCGAGTCTCTGGTTGTTGAGGTGATGAATCTCGTTAAACACCCTGAGCTGTGCGTCGAGTTTTTTCTGTGGGCGAGTCGTCAAATCGGTTACACCCACACTCCTGTGGTGTACAATACACTGATTGAGTTACTGTGTTGCAATGACGTTAATGAAAGAGTGTCCGACATGTTTTTGATGCAAATTAGGGATGACGATAGGGTGCTGCTTCGGAAGTTGCTCAATTTTCTCATTCAAAAGTGTTGCAGGAATGGGATGTGGAATGTGGCGTTGGAAGAGTTGGGGAGGCTTAAGGATTTCGGGTTCAAGGCTTCTCCTACCACTTATAATGCTTTGATTCAGGTTTTTCTTCGGGCTGATAAGTTAGATACTGCTTACTTGGTTCAGAAAGAGATGTCCAACTCTGGGTTTTTCATGGATGGATATACTCTCAGTTGCTTTGCCTATTCTCTCTGCAAAGCGGGGAGGTGTGGGGATGCGCTGAGTTTGATTGAGAAGGAGGAGTTTGTGCCTGACACAGTTTTTTATAATAGGATGCTTTCCGGGTTGTGCGAAGCTTCGCGTTTTGAAGAAGCTATGCAAATCTTGGATCGAATGCGGTTGAATTCCTGCATTCCCAATGTTGTCACATATAGAATTTTGGTTTCTGGTTGTTTGAGGAAAGGGCAGCTGGGCAGGTGTAAGAGAATTCTTAGCATGATGATGACAGAAGGCTGTTATCCTAATCGGGAGATGTTTAATTCTCTTGTACATGCTTATTGTAAATCCAGGGATTACTCTTATGCCTATAAGTTGTTTAGGAAAATGGATAACTGTGGGTGCCAGCCCAGCTATCTGCTTTATAATATATTCATTGGTAGTATATGCAGCAACGAGGAGCTGCCCGACTCAGATTTGCTGGAATTGGCTGAAAAGGCTTACAGTGAAATGTTAGATTCAGGGGTGGTGTTAAATAAGGTAAATGTCAGCAATTTTGCACGGTGTCTTTGTAGAGCTGGAAAGTTTGATAAAGCCTTTAAGATTATATGTGAAATGATGAGCAAGGGTTTCATTCCTGATGATACTACATATTCTAAAGTGATTGGTTTTCTTTGTGATGCCTCCAAGGTAGAGAAGGCTTTTTTGTTGtttgaagaaatgaaaaagaatgGCATTGTTCCCAGTGTTTATacttatactattttaattgaTAGCTTTTGCAAAGCTGGTCTTATTCAACAGGCTCAGAAGTGGTTTGATGAAATGTTGAGAGACGGATGCATTCCGAATGTAGTGACTTACACTGCTCTTATTCATGCATATCTGAAAGCAAGAAAGGTGCTTGATGCAAATAAACTATTTCAGATGATGTTGGTGGAAGGTTGCAAGCCTAATGTTGTTACGTATACAGCTTTAATTGATGGTCATTGTAAGGCTGGGCAGATTGATAAAGCTTGCCAGATCTATGCCAGAATGCAAGGTGACATGGAATGCTCTGACATGGACATGTATTTTAAGCTAGATAACAATGACCGTGAAACACCAAATATTATTACATATGGGGCTTTGGTGGATGGTTTATGCAAAGCAAACAGGGTTAAAGAAGCCCGTGAATTATTGGATACCATGTCTATTAATGGTTGTGAACCTAACCAAATAGTGTATGATGCTCTCATAGATGGGTTTTGCAAGACTGGAGAGCTTGAAAGTGCACGGGAGGTGTTTGTAAAGATGTCAGAGCGTGGATATAGTCCGAATTTATACACTTACAGTTCTTTAATTAATAGTCTGTTTAAAGAGAAACGATTGGATCTTGTTTTGAAAGTGTTATCCAAGATGTTAGAAAATTCTTGCACTCCAAATGTTGTTATTTACACAGAGATGATTGATGGCCTCTGTAAAGTTGGAAAGACGGATGAAGCATACAAGCTCATGCTTAAAATGGAAGAAGTGGGTTGTTATCCAAATGTCGTAACTTATACTGCAATGATTGATGGCTTGGGGAAATTGGGAAAAATTGAACAGTGTCTTGAGCTATATACTCGTATGTGCTCAAAGGGCTGTGCACCAAACTTTATAACCTATAGGGTCTTGATAAATCATTGTTGTTCTGCTGGTGTTCTTGATGAAGCACACAGACTTCTAGATGAAATGACACAAACGTATTGGCCAAGGCATTTGTCAAGTTACCGTAAAATTATTGAGGGCTTTAATCGAGAGTTTGTAATCTCAATTGGGCTTTTAGATGAGCTGAATGAGAATGAATCAGCACCAGTGGAGTCTTTATACAGAATTTTGGTTGATAGCTTTATCAAGGCTGGAAGATTGGAAGTTGCGCTGAGTCTACTTGAGGAGATTTCATCATCTCCAAGCCTTGCAATTgccaacaaatatttatatacttcCTTAATTGAGAGTCTGTCCCTTGCTAATAAGGTTGATAAGGCTTTTGAGCTTTATGCAAGCATGACAAATAAGAGTGTTGTTCCAGAGCTTAGCACATTTGTCTACCTCATCAAAGGCCTTACCAGGGTTGGTAGGTGGCAAGAAGCTCTACAATTATCAGACAGCATATGCCAAATG GATATTTGCTGGCTTCATGAAGAGATAACCGTTGTGGATTAA
- the LOC114162162 gene encoding uncharacterized protein LOC114162162: MVVGSAFGAFAVARPSPLLLFRGRKAFKFRPLSSSSSSAEPSRKLVLYSKPGCCLCDGLKEKLHAAFLLPGPDSLNDVDLQIRDITSNPVWENAYQYEIPVLAKVLSDGTEVALPRLSPRLGVELVHKKIAASLKQQ, translated from the exons ATGGTAGTGGGAAGTGCTTTCGGAGCGTTTGCAGTAGCAAGGCCATCGCCACTTTTGTTGTTTAGAGGACGAAAGGCTTTCAAATTCAGACCTCTCtcgtcttcatcttcttctgccGAACCTTCTAGAAAGCTCGTTCTCTACTCGAAACCCGGTTGCTGTTTGTGCGATGGTCTTAAAGAGAAGCTTCACGCTGCATTCTTACTCCCCGGTCCCGATTCACTTAACGACGTTGATTTGCAG ATAAGGGATATAACCAGCAATCCCGTGTGGGAAAATGCCTATCAATATGAGATACCCGTGTTGGCTAAGGTGCTTTCCGATGGCACAGAG GTGGCTTTACCGCGATTGTCCCCACGTCTAGGAGTGGAGCTCGTCCATAAGAAGATAGCGGCTTCTCTGAAACAACAATAA